One window of Pleurodeles waltl isolate 20211129_DDA chromosome 3_1, aPleWal1.hap1.20221129, whole genome shotgun sequence genomic DNA carries:
- the LOC138284187 gene encoding ras-related and estrogen-regulated growth inhibitor-like protein: MVLRIPLRRSLSLNPDHQPPSGPAEMTGPAPLKLEANVLVMGADSVGKSALTVRFLTRRFIGEYGDLESIYSHSVTVEGREVLFNIWDFPYSQEQTDESCVEEEKRMQWADGFVLVYSICDRASFNMIRHKVQHIKAIKEYLGLEKLPIVIVGNKRDLHHRRSVSSEEGRLLALSMDCEFYEVSAAEAYHGTLLVFHGLVDKIKESKMVSKKGTGIRGIVKSMSAVFARRRTDSL; encoded by the exons ATGGTGCTAAGGATTCCCCTCCGCAGATCTCTCAGCCTCAACCCCGACCACCAGCCCCCTTCCGGCCCCGCAGAGATGACCGGACCCGCTCCCTTAAAGCTCGAGGCAAacgtgctggtgatgggggcagATAGCGTGGGCAAATCAG CTTTGACAGTGCGTTTTCTAACCCGAAGATTCATTGGGGAATATGGAGATTTGG AGTCGATATACAGCCACAGTGTTACCGTGGAGGGGAGAGAAGTCTTGTTTAACATCTGGGATTTTCCGTATTCGCAG GAACAGACTGACGAGAGCTGtgtagaagaagaaaagaggatgcAGTGGGCTGATGGCTTTGTTCTTGTCTACAGCATCTGTGACCGCGCCAGCTTCAACATGATTCGCCATAAGGTGCAGCATATAAAGGCCATCAAGGAGTATCTGGGGCTGGAGAAACTTCCAATTGTCATTGTGGGTAACAAGCGGGACTTGCACCACCGGCGCTCAGTCTCCAGCGAGGAGGGCCGGCTCTTGGCTCTCTCTATGGATTGTGAGTTCTATGAAGTGTCGGCCGCTGAAGCTTATCACGGCACCCTGTTGGTTTTCCATGGACTTGTGGATAAGATCAAAGAGTCAAAGATGGTCTCAAAGAAGGGAACAGGCATACGTGGAATTGTCAAGAGCATGTCAGCTGTTTTCGCTAGGCGGAGGACAGACTCACTCTGA